The genomic window GCTCCTTAACTTTGCATATGATTCTCAGCCTATCATCTTTCCATTTCTCAAAAAGAACTGGATGCCTTTTCCTCTTTTCTTTGGTCCAGTTTTCATGttcctgaataataataatatCCTGCAACCACAATGAAAGGGACCTAACCGCTGCCTCCATTTGCCTGCAGAGACGGATTTGCCGCACGATCGGGTGAGAACTGTGCGGGAGACGCTGCCTGGAAGGCATATCCGACGCGGTGGCGCTCTGCGGATCAGGCCAGGGCGCTGGTTTCTTGACGGAGTTCGGCATATGATAGGGACTCGCAACAGAAAGCAGTCATATGTTGATAGGTAGATAGATATGCTCCCACCTCTTAAGATGCTTCGTGCATCCCATGCTCTAGATCTATTATCCGCGGAATGTTTATCACATGGGCATCTTGATAATTTTATATATCCTTTATTATACGGATGGAAATGTAACAGTTTATATATTCTAGAAAAGCGAGAGCGCTTGGTTGCTGTCAATTTTTTTACATTGCCTTACTGCAGTTGAGAACTTGCAGGGCTTCTGCTGGCAGTGTTCTATCATCTTTTTGGAATCTCAGCGAACAGCAGTTCGTTTCTTTTGGTTATATAAATGTTTTGCCATCAGTTTTGCTATATGCAGGTTGCTTCATCTTGTTTCATTGGGTCAATCAGTTATCCAGGACCGTTTGATTTGTTTAGAAATCCGTGCCTATGATTGTGGGTATTGATACATGAAGTGATTATATAGTTTTGAAATTCAGTCACCTTACATTCAAAACGTTACCTATGATTGGATATTGATACAAGAAGTGACCATACAAGATGTTGATAGATGCTCATTGCTTGCCTGTgtgttgcacacacatatgctttTCATTTGTCTTATCACAAAACTGCATGCTCTCATATTTTGTAGGACAATCTTTTCCGATCTGGATTTTGCGGATGCGATCGTGCTTTTTTAGTATATATTTGGAAGCAATCATTGACTTTTATTTTGACTACTGACAAAAACGACTAGCAAATTCTGTAAAAATAATTACTAGACGCATTCTGCAGATAAAATAAAACAGTACACGGATATATTCGAGAAAAGTAAAACAGTACAGCTTGGTACTAATTAATACTAGTATTTGTTATTTAGAGTTGAACTTTTTTGTCTCTTTTTCGTGCGTAGCTCGTCCGGTCATATTTCTTGCCACATTTTACAAGTGCACATGTTACATCGCGATAATTTTTTTAAACTTTTTAGAAAATATAGGAGTTGTagttaaaaaaatcatattttttaaaATTAGGCAAAGAAGACATAAATTTCGCATGCAACCTGGAATAACCATTTCTTCTCTTTCTGGGCCTAGCTCTACCCGCGGCCCGGCCCACTCCCCAACTCAGGCTCATCCACTCCCCTCCCCCGCCACCAGCCACCAGCACCGCTGCTCGCCGGCTCTCGGAATCCCCGCCGGCCAGCCTCCGGGCGGCTCCCATGGCAGCGGCGGCGTACACGGCGAAGCTCTCCGGCTGCACCCGTCCGCTCCCCAGCACCCTaagctccagcccccgcgccacCCGCCTGGCCCCATTCGCGTCACGCTCCCGGCCCCGCGCgcttctcgccgccgccgccgccaccctccgcgAGGTCTGCTCCGGCCGCGTCCCCGACCACGTCCTCCAGAGGCAACAGCCCCTCCGAAACCCCTCTCCCTTCCTGCATTCGCTATCAATTTCTCACTGAAAGTTCAGTATTTTGCAGGGCTGAGGACGTCGGGTACACCTCACCGACCGAGGTGCAGGAGCAGTCCCTGCCGGTGCTCCTCTCCGGCCAGGACTGCATCCTCCACGCCCAGGtgcgcgccgctgccgccgccccgtcGATTTCTTCCGGACATTCATACTGCAGAATGACAGTCTGACTCTCAATTTACATCGCTGGGGTTGCATGTAGACAGGTTCAGGGAAGACGCTGGCCTACCTCCTGGCGGTCTTCTCGGCGATAGACGTCGGGCGGTCCTCCGTGCAGGCGCTGGTCATCGTGCCGACGCGGGAGCTCGGCATCCAGGTGAGCTTGTAGCTGTCAGTCTCGTGTGCCTGGTGAGAGAGGTCTGACCGACCTGCTGCTGTTTGTATGCATGACATCGCCGCAAGGTCACCAAAGTCGCCAGGCTTCTCGCGGCGAAGACTTGCAACGTCATGGCTTTGCTTGACGGCGGGATGCTGACGAGGCAGAAGAGCTGGTTAAAGGCAAGTGATCGATCATCCCTTGGTGGATTTCTGTGTCTATGCCGATGCATGCCTAGTTGAAGGACCATTTTTAGATATAGTCTCATGTCAATAGCGTTTAAGATCCTTCCATGTTTATATTGGTCAGTTGTAGCGTTATGTATAATGTACTCTGCATTTCGTTTATTTATTGTGCTGTCTCCCTGCTAACAACATTGGTCTGTTTTCAGGCAGAGCCCCCTGCGATAATTGTAGCAACTGTTGCAAGCTTGTGCCAGATGGTTGAGAAGCGTGCTTTCAGTCTTGGATCAATCAAAGTATTAGTTATCGATGAGGTGACCACTCCGTTCTTCAGCCGCAAACCAAGTTTACCTATGCAGTGTCTACATATCTTCTATGGTGCCATGCCTATTCGTTTGAAAAGAGATTAGCTAATTTCAAAAACCTTGTTGTTTTGTCAGGTTGATTTCATTTTTGGATCATCAAAGCAAGTGAACTCCCTTCGCAAGATACTAAATTCTTACACAGCAGCATCCAGCCGTCAAACCGTCTTTGCTAGCGCATCCATACCTCAGCACAATCGCTTTGTGCATGATTGCGTGCAACATAAATGGACCAAGGTTGATCTAGCATCCATTCTCCGGTTGTGGACTATCGTGACTGTTTGCCTACGTGCCTTGAATATGCATTCTCATTACTGCCTGAATGGCTGTGCCTTTTGAACTTCAGATGGATACAGATATTAGTTTTCACATGCGTGTCTTACCTTTGTGCAGAGCGATGTGGTTCATGTTCATGTCAACCCTGTCCAGCCCATGCCTTCACACCTACGTCACACATATGTGGTGAGCATATCTTTTAATGACCACTTTCATCTTAAAGTTTATTTCCTGCATGATACTCCTTCCGTGCCaaaatacttgtcgtggttttagttcaaaagtACATTTGAATTTGCTCTTATTAGAAAATTTTAGTTGTTTTACATGGCATGGCAGACCTTCTCTTATTCTCCATGGGTTTTCCCCTCCACAGCTAGTATCTTCTGATCAACTAAGTGCACAAGCACAACCAATCTCCTTACTCCTGAAAGTTCCTTTTTGACCTCAGTCTGATTCTCAATCCTTACGAGAACATAATCAATGTACAGATCTGCAGTAAGAAGGAACGGTTGCATGTTTTGCTATCCTTGCTTGAGAGGGATGCACCAAAGTCGGTGATTATATTTGTCGCTCAACAGGTAATGGTACAAATTAATTCATCTTATGCTATGCCATATCAACTGTAAAATAGCTCATGTACCATGGGACACCCTTTCACCTGTTTTCCGAGGTGCTAACTTATGAACTATCATAGAGAGATCCATCATAGTTTCAGTTTCTGCTATGGTAGTGGCGTGGTTCTATGATCAGCGCCCTGTTCAAAACCATAGtgttattattatttattatgCTTTAAATTAGTTCCATTCGGAAAGCTTCTGTATTCATATATATAAGCGACAAGTCTGGGTTAGTTTATAATTGCTGTGTTGTCAAGTTCTTAGAATTCATGCTGATAGTAAATGAGTCTCGACTAAAATCATGGTAGACTAGTAGTAGTCTGAGAACAGCACTCTGTTTGATAACCGTTGCAACCTATTCTTCTTAGTCTGAGAAATCAAAAAGGGCTGGAAATCCTCCGCCGTCCACACTTGTTGTCGAATTCCTGAGAACAGAGTATAAAGGCATCCTGGAGGTGCTTGTGCTAGAAGAAGATATGAATTTCAACGCTCGGGCTACCTCGTTCACTGTAAGTGCTCCATTCAATTCTTTGTCTAGACCCCCAGGATCTTGATCATGTTGATTGAAGACCCGTGCATCAATTTACCGTATGGCTGCAGGAAGTCAAGGGAAAAGGTTTCCTGCTAGTTTCGACGGACATAGCGAGCAGAGGGTTCGACCTTCCGCAGACCAGCCACATATACAACTTCGACCTTCCTAAGACGGCGACCGACTACCTCCACCGCGCCGGAAGAACCGGGAGAGAACCGTTCTCCAAGTCGGAGTGCAGCGTGACGACCCTCATAACGGAGGAGGAGCACTTCGTGCTACAGAGGTTCCAGAACGAGCTCAAGTTCCACTCCCAACAGCTGCCCTTGGAGTCCATGTTTACTTTCAACTTGTAAATAGTTTCTTCCTCCCTGTTTTATCTGGACCGGAGGATTTTGTATGTAGATGTGCTAATAGCCATGAATCTTACTGAGCTTGTCAAATTCAACCGCATTCGATTCATAGTTCCGCTCATCCACAGACATGGAGGCAAAGAATAGTAGCTAGACAAAAGAAAAACACCATTCTGTATTTCTGTTCGTAGTTCTACTCATCCACAAGTTATGTTATCGGCACGAAAGAGCGAGTTATCGTTCCATAAGCGATGCAAACGATAACAAATTCAGAACCATTGTGTTCTGGCACAATGGAAGCCGCCTAGATGCTCGTGGGATCATTCCATAAGCGGTACCCATGACTGTTCAGTTTGGGGTTGCGCGTGGTCTGTCATGAAGAGGAGTATGGCTTAAGGGGCTGGACTACTGGCACTGCTGGCAAGTGATAGGTACTACAGGCTCCTCAATCAGTCTCATATCATAGGCCACGATCTTCACCTTGGGGAGGACTGTTTCGATCTCCTCGTTCATGAATGTTGTGTTTCTCAGGTTGAGAGTCCAGATGCTGTCGCAGAACCTGTATGTGCGCAGATTGCCGCCCTGTCAAGCCAAGAGGAAAACAATCATGCATGTGAGTGAAATCAATGTATGGATGGAAACATGACTAGAGATTACGATATTGTGAAGACAGTATTCTGAATTTGATGGTAATACTAGCTAGTAGCTAGGCAGAATTATTTGAGTGAAGCTATTGCCATGTGGAGGTATTGCTTTCTGAAATAATTGAACAGCATCAGCTACATGCTTGCCATTATGTTCTTGGTTTGAATACAGTATGTTCTAAAAAACTCAGCAAACAAATTCAAATACTACTTAGGAACGATTGCAAGAAACTATGGTATGCAAGTCAAGAAGAGTGAAATCATCCAGTAGCTAGGTCCATATGTAAGTCAGGAACAAGACAGGAAATTAAAATCCACACACTTGCATGTTGCAGACAGTTTAGCCTCTCATAAACTAAGCAATTAACATGAGCATAGTTACATAGTACTATGTTTCAGACAAAAGCAAACAAATCTCCTGGAATGAGTTAACTTATCGCGAAATTATGGTTTAACCAACTGCCATGCATAATTTGGCTATTAAGCACAGATCATTTTTGTTCAGGCTTCATTTCCAGGATCATACATGGCATCAGATCAAACATAAGGCATAGAAGATCTGCATCTGATCTGCATCATCAGGATAACAGCTAGCTACACTGACAGAGGTAGCAACAGCAGCAAGGTGTCTCAGCATGCATTGCATTAATTATTCCCTTCAAACAAATCTGTATGTATGTGCATCACAATAGCACAGAGATGAATGTGCAGCACATATAAGAAAGAGAGTAGGGAATTTGGTTGGCACCTTGAAGGTGGCCCTGCTCTCGACATGCTTGTCCAGCGCGTGGCACATGGACTGAAACAACAACGACAGCAACATGAGACCGGGATCAGAACACCACCTAGCTAGATGCTTGCTTGTTGTTGATGGATGGATGAGTTTCGGAGAGGAAGCAGTGCAGTGGTGGCATGTGGAAGGGAAGGGGGACCTTGTCGAACTGCATGATCACGGCCATGGCGAGCTCGGGGCTGAGCGCGCCGCTGGCCACCATCTCGTTCAGCGTCTCGATGAGGGCCACGCCGATCGCCGAGTGCCGGTACAGGTCGATCGCCTCCGCCATCCCTCCCCTCACCCCTGATCCCTGCGGGTCAACAGCAAGCAGCAAGCGTCAATCAGATTTTCCATAGTCCATACGCAAGACGGGCGGGGCGCGCGGCACCGATCACGCCGGAACCCAGTCCGTCATCGGCCACGGCGAGCGAGCGCACGGATTCCGGCGAGATTCCCAAGCCCGCGCCGCAGCAAAGCAAACGCACCCCGACCCCGGCAAccgacgcgcccgccgccgcccgtacgcacGCCCGCCGCAAGACAAAACCCTAGACGCCGGCCCCCCGCGTCGGCGCCGCCGAATCAGTCGCGCCACGGCTACCGGTAAGCGGTAACCAGAAACCCCACCCGGAATCAAAGCAGCCGCGTGGAGAGCTGGTCTTACCCGGTCGATCGGCGGCGGGAGCGCCGGTCGCCGCTCCGGATCTGGAGCCGCAGGGCGGGCGAGGCCGGGGTGCGTGTGCTGCGTCGTGGGTTTGGGAGCGGAGCGGAGCGGAGGAGGAATTCGAAATTTGAAATTGGGGAGCTCCTCCGTTTATGTACGGACTGACGGGTGGATGGATGGAGAAGGGAGGAGGCgggcggggtggggtgggggtgctTGCTGGCTAATTCCCGTTTTGCCCCTGCAAGCCAGTGGGCGGATAGCCATCAAGGGGTCCAAAACAAGCCACGCGGCCGTTGGGGGGTCCGTCCCTAGGGTGATGGGTTAGGGTTTGGGTCTGGTGATCCCGAGGCGGTCGTTGGTCATTCCTCTCTCACATGAAACCGAGACTAATCACATGGAACTGTCGGGGATTGGGGAATGGCCCGATAATTTGTGGGCTTATGAATGTACAGAAGCAGGAGGACCCCAATATCTTGTTTATTTAGGAGACAAAGATAGCGAGGAGCAAGATGGAATGGCAGAGATGGAAGCTTGGAATGCCACATATGGCAATGAAGGATTGTCATAGAAAGGGAAAAGGATTGGTTATGTTCTGCAAGAGAGATAAACGTCAAGCTGCTAGACTTGTTATTGAGTTTCTAATAACATAGTACAGAGGCACCCTAGAGGTGCTTGTACTAGGAAGATATGAACTTCCGGCTACGTCAAAATGCTCTTCTTTTTGCGTCAAATCTCAACATCTTCATTATGTCGATTTGAAAGCCATCAATTTAACATCCCTATGCAGGAAGTCAAGGGAAAAGGTTTCCTACTAGTATCTATGGACATAGCAAGTAGAGGGTTTGACCTTGCGCAAACCAGCCATATTAGTGCATCTCCAGCGTTAGACCTGCAAATTTGCTTGGGCATCTGTCCATGGACAGGTGATCAGTACGCGGACACTGATGACGGAGGCCGCCACCCAACACTGGCTGCATACATTCCAACAACTATTTGAGCTATTCGGACGAAATTCGTGCACACACAGCCGATTTCATATAAACCGGAAGAAATTCATTATATTTCTATCATTTTTTAACTAAAAATATACCAAACTAAGGTAAAAGTTGTAAAACTAATGTGACCGGTGCCGGCGGATATCCATTCCCACGACAAGGATACCCTTGACTAGTCTATGGCCGACCGCGGCAGATCTCCATTGTCTTCCCCATGTACGGTATCTCGCTCATCGGACTGCCGtgagccccagaggtatatgcttcaacGCAAAGGGAAGCTCGTTTCCACATCTTCGGTGGCGCCACTTATCAGAGTGGAACCGCCCCGGATGTGCTTCAACCAGAGGGGAAGGAGACGACGGTAGCCTGCGTCCGGGAAAGACAGAGGTTGTGTACGCCGGCATAGCCGAGGCGGCGCCTTCATGGGACCAAAGCGGcgggcggcctcccatgttctacttctcctcgatgatggcaacTAGTGCAGACGTGCTGGCCACCGTTTCATCAATCTTCGTGAAGCCGACTTCTTTCTCCGTCGGTAGGTCACGTTTACGCGTTCGTTGACGGTGGATGGCGTGGTCGCAGGCACGGGAGGGGCAGTATGACACGGCTTCGTCGAAGGAAGCCACAATGCCCGTGCCACCGTGTTCCCCCACGTGTCGGCCTGGAGCAACTTGCCGCTCCTCGGCAAGCTGGCTTGGAGCCGTGAGTTGCTGAACGACGCGCCAGCTTGGAGTTTCTGCCTCCGCGAGCAGAAAGTTGCCTGATGCGTATCCAGCGGGCCCGACCGGCCACCCAGTAGGCTTTTATGACGGAGAACTCCTCTTCCTACTTGCTGGATGCATGCATCAATAGGAAGCGGCCGATCTCCAATGACACGAATGCGGGCATCTAGCGCCGGGCAAGAACACGCGCAGGCGCATGTGAGTGTTTCAGGTGGGCAGGGCGCTAGGAGTGGGCATGGCAGCGGTCCGTACGCCTGCGAAGCCCCCCTACTTTGTCTCCGGTTTGCAGAAAAAAGTACGCCTGGACCGCCCCGTGGACCGATACATGCCCACGTTGGAGGGCACAACATGTCTGGCATGGACGTATGCGGGAGGCTTGAGGgtccgcgttggagatgcccttacaactTCGACCATCCTAAGACAGCGACCGACTACTTCCACCGTGTTGAAAATATGCACTAGAtacaataataaatgttattatttatttataaATTTGCAATTAATGTTTATTTTCTGTGCTATAGTTGCATTGGTTCTCGAGTTTGCATATAAACGAGATTCGGACAAAAACCCATTTGCATGAGTGGAATAATAAACACCAAGTAGATATCTACCTAGCTAGTCTCTTCGCTAAGACTAGCTCATATGTTGTTGAGGATCTTATTTTCCTGATTATGGCATTATTAAAATAATAAGGATGCCAACAATAATGAAACACATTGTTGGCAGAACATGGACATATACCCAACTAAACGATATACTTCGAGATCTCATCATCACAATGTTATAAGTATTTTTATGCAAGTGGTAATGATATGTTCAATTCACAGACTATGAGAGTATCGAGTACTTCCGGAACCTCTCCCTCAACccttctccccctccccctctctcgcCCGCCCTCCCTCTCACTCACGCGCacccacacaaacacacacatgcACAGACACAGAGATACCGGCCGGCAGAGAGATTGCGAGAGAAAATTCTCGCGGTTAGGAGGTTGTATGGAATCTGTACCAACGCTACACCAACACATGTTCCGCTGTACTCTTGGGAGTTTGATTCATAGGGTGGttctttttgttttctactatgtttcccaacacgcCATGCCGGAAGAACATGAGAGAACCGTTCAGTCATTCTCCAAGTCGGAGTGCAGCGTGACGATTCTCATCACGGAGGAGCAGTTCGTGTTACAAAGCTTCCACAACGAGCTCAAGTTCCACTCTCAGCAGCTGCCCTTGGAGTAAATGTTCACTTTCAACTTGTCAATAGTTCTGTCTGTATGTAGTATGTAGTGCTTATTACATATATATAGTTCCATATCTAACTTGTCAATAGTTCTGTCTGTTTAGTTTGGGGATGGCGCCTGGTGTATCATGAAGTGGACTATGGTTGGCACTGATGGCAAGTAATAGGTTCGAGAGGCTTCTTAAGCGCAGCAGAATCGCAGGCGACGATCTTCACTTTGTGGAGGACTGTTTCGATATCCTCGTTCTTGAACGTCACGTCTCTCAAGATTAATGTCCAGACGTCATCGCAGTTCCTGTATGTGCGCAGATTGCCGCGCTGTCAAGACAAGAGAAAAACAATCATGTGAATGAAATCAATGTATGGATGGAAACATGACTATAGATTGCAATATTGTGAAGACAAAATATTGTGAAATTGACTGAAATATATACTAGCCAGGTGAACTATTAGAGTTAAGTTATTGCCATGTAGAA from Triticum aestivum cultivar Chinese Spring chromosome 3B, IWGSC CS RefSeq v2.1, whole genome shotgun sequence includes these protein-coding regions:
- the LOC123072809 gene encoding DEAD-box ATP-dependent RNA helicase 58, chloroplastic — its product is MAAAAYTAKLSGCTRPLPSTLSSSPRATRLAPFASRSRPRALLAAAAATLREVCSGRVPDHVLQRAEDVGYTSPTEVQEQSLPVLLSGQDCILHAQTGSGKTLAYLLAVFSAIDVGRSSVQALVIVPTRELGIQVTKVARLLAAKTCNVMALLDGGMLTRQKSWLKAEPPAIIVATVASLCQMVEKRAFSLGSIKVLVIDEVDFIFGSSKQVNSLRKILNSYTAASSRQTVFASASIPQHNRFVHDCVQHKWTKSDVVHVHVNPVQPMPSHLRHTYVICSKKERLHVLLSLLERDAPKSVIIFVAQQSEKSKRAGNPPPSTLVVEFLRTEYKGILEVLVLEEDMNFNARATSFTEVKGKGFLLVSTDIASRGFDLPQTSHIYNFDLPKTATDYLHRAGRTGREPFSKSECSVTTLITEEEHFVLQRFQNELKFHSQQLPLESMFTFNL
- the LOC123072811 gene encoding transcription initiation factor IIA subunit 2, with the translated sequence MAEAIDLYRHSAIGVALIETLNEMVASGALSPELAMAVIMQFDKSMCHALDKHVESRATFKGGNLRTYRFCDSIWTLNLRNTTFMNEEIETVLPKVKIVAYDMRLIEEPVVPITCQQCQ